cccatttcttttctcaccCCTTTGACCTGACGCATCATTATCCTACATCCTTTTAACAGCTCGAATTTGCACATCATTACTTGCCCCTATGGCATCTATTTGTACTAGTGCATGATAGCACCATCTCAATCACCTACCCCTTTCGTCACCTAATTGTGTTTTTTCTGATTCTACCCATTCtactagaaaaagaaaaggattaaCATAAAgtgccaaaataaataaatattgacTCCCAACTAATAATGATAACATCATAGACAACAGAAGGCAGGGAAAGGAAAGTCACTTGGCCCTTCTTCTTTTAGGACCACTGCATTCACTTTGTACGTGTTCTCTTTTTTAAACAGATCCGTTTGTGCGGCATCAGTTTTTTCTGGACTGCAGTTAAAATCTTCTCTGCTTCTAAAAGATGGTCATATCATCATTAAATGACATATACAGGAAAGACTCGCTATCAAAATTCCAAAATCACTGATCACCACCATACTGACCCTTAATGCTAAAAATTCTTTGATCTTCTTCTCTCAccaaccccttttttttggcCAAATTTATCTTCTCACCccaaccaaaatagaaaatctTGAACAATAATGCATCTAGGAGCACCCTACGCTTCTCACcccaaccaaaatagaaacttttgaACAATAATGCATGTAGGAGCACCTTGCGAATGATCTACGCAATCTTCCCAAACAGGTCATCAACAAATGTCTAGTCTGCATGAGTGTAAACATTCTTTAAATCAGATTTTTACTATGATTCCCATGTAAGAGACATTACTTGTTCAGAAACGCAAGAAATTTCttagaagaaacaaaaacacttaaaaacaattctgtttttttttttttttttgggggttgggatGGGGGTGGGTCGTCCTGGTTTATTTTAAAATGCTTTCCAATCCTAATTGCTTCTTTTCTATGGAAAGTACAATCGCTTCTACAGcaatttttccttttgaaaataACATTCTCATGACACCCACCAGTTCAAAATCCTCATCTTTTACAGAAACAATAagaaaaatccttttttttttgggagtgcTGACAACTTTCTCCCTACTCCTGAATCCCCAACTCACCATTGTTAAGGAAGGATTCAATCCCAGAACCTGGCATAAGCAATGGTCTTTACCAACTGAGACAGCTGGAAGTTTCCAAGTTTAACGATATTTCACTTCAGTTTTGTTCCCCCCAGCTCCTCTAAATCACACAACTCAAAAGCCAAGCTTCAGCCCCAAGAAAGAGGTCGCATTAAATACCTGCTTCAAGGTAGATCTGGATAAATTCTATCTATACAGATCAGGAACCAGGCCCTGATCCAAAAAAACATTACCCGTCACAGATTCAAGTACAACCCCAGTTGATCCCAGATTCACAGATCAATCGAATGGTTGATAAGTAACATTACAAAATAAAGCATAGAGTGCACACTTAGGAAagcaacacacacacacagataaagaaagagagagggagaaatgaACTACCTGTTAACCCTAGAGTTCTTAGATCCCAAAGTAACAAATGGTTGTCTGTTCCTCCAGTGACCAATCTGCATTTTCTTCTCAGCAAAGCACATGCTAAAGCCTGGGCATTTTTTTTCACCTGTTGTATATAAGCTTTGAACTCAGGAGTAGCCACCTGCTTCAAGGCTATTGCAAGCGCAGCTATATGGTTATTGTGAGGTCCACCTTGCAGTGACGGAAAAACAGCAAAGTTTATTCTTTCCTCAAAGTCATATTGGTCATTATCGTCTCCCTGACTCAGAAGACTCCCACGCTTTCTCAGCTTTTTGCCCTTCCTATAAAATATTATACCTCCCCGAGGACCCCTGAGACTTTTGTGAGTTGTTGAGGTAACAATATCACAGTAGTCAAATGGGCTTATACATTCCTGTAGAAGGCACATCCAGACACAATAATAAGAAAGGATGGTCATtgtgaaaggaaaaaaacatcAACAACAAATATTATCTTAAAAATCCATGGTAAAGATAACTCAAACATTTCCAGTATAATATAGAGGAGGAAAAGTGCAAGTGCATGCAGGGAAAATGAATTACTCATCACAAACAGCAGTAACAGAGTATTATAACTAATAAAACATTACAGAAAAAAGTAGAGtgactaaaaaaaattaatctagAATGCAATGTAATATGTCTTAAAGAAACTGATCCAGAGAATCACAAATAGCATGAAGATAACTAAGAGTGTCTCTAACCCCGAGCACGAGCAAGTAAACTGATAATTACaaacataaaagaaatattCATCAATTTACTAAGGTCCAATGATCAAATCAAAACATACAAAGGTTTATTCTTTTGTTCTGCTATTTCATAAATTATCACTccctaaaaaaggaaaaaataatataCAATTTACTGCAGATATTTCAGAGGCTTTGAATTATAATTTCTGATAAAAGGCACTGCAATATAATTATACCCTGACTACCATACCTATGTCAGCATGTCATTCACATAGAAAACATATGTGCAAGTGCAACACCCTCAACTTCCAATCACTGAGGACTCTTCACTATCTATAACTGTATATTTCGTTTTCAGAGAAGAGATAGGGCCCCTCTTGATGTGGACCCAGGTTCTGAAACCCTTAAATTGGGTCGCTATGGACCCACCCAAGTAATAGAATGCTCAAATCAAGTTCttagtggcaaaacagtaaatattttgaaatttatacGAGTAATagcagaattgtaaataaacTGAAATTTACAATACGGTGGGAATCCCATAATTTATTGGAACTTCAATTACAAGCCAAAGGACTGTAACGATAAGTGGAAGAGATAAACttggaatgaagaataaaataagggtaCAGGGTAATAATCTTAAGAAGGAAGGGCAATATTGAAAGAACAATAACAGGATTAAAATATGGGAATAAACTTAGAAGTAAGGCTTTTAAAAGAAGAAACACACAATTGGGCTGTCTTCAAACTTGGAATGACTTGCAGGCGGTAGGACCAGAATCGACATGGGAGTAAAGGAGTTCACTCATATGGCCACGAATCGATATGGGCTTTTAGATAGTGGATCACAACTCATGGTCCTCTAAAAacaaagggtgtacccagtgccaGAGGCTCCCAacactgcggggtctggagagggttataatgtacacacctttacccctgctttcgcaagaGAGGCtgttccagactcgaacctgtgaccatagtactaaaactcgcgaaatttcggtcgagatatcgaatatttcaagtatctcgacctgtccaaAACGAAATGcaagtccgaaatgaaaaaatgcaatatttcggtaatttcaatgaaatttcaacgaaatttcagaaatttcggtcatctcgtttcggaaatttcggaaatctcagacatttttggcattttacacccacagaaaaataccatatttcgaccgagatttcgacgaaatttcggtatctcggaaatttcggtcagaccaaaacaccgaaacgaaacgagatttagtaccatgcctgtgaccacttggtcacggtggagcaaccttactgttgcaccaaggcccgtccTCTAAGTCCCTAACAAAAACCAATCAAATCAGCAGCCGAAAAATCAAAGAGATCTAACTGAAGTAGGGCCTGACAATAGAAGAAGAACCAGGTATGAACTTCAGCTCACAACTCTTATTTTAGCAGAGTGTTGTTGCTGAAATCCTACAGATAGGATCGCCTATAGGTGTGCAAACAAGCCACCAATTTTCAATCCAATCCGTTAAGCTTTAGTTGGGTTACAACAAAACTTCTAAAAACCAGCAAGTACCACTGGAAGCAGGGTACAGCAGGGAAAACTGCAGGGAACTCAAAGTGGTAAGACagaatatgggagaaagaagaagaagtcgaAGGAAGGGAGATAAGAAAGAATACCTGAGAAAGAAATAGAGGTATGCTCAGCTCCTGGCAGCCTAGTAGTTGTATGACCCAGAGTCCAAGTTTTGATCAAGATAACTTAATCTTCAGCCTATTCTTCCAGATTTTACCAAGGTGTCCAACAAAAACCAACACCAGATGAACGTTACACTACATATTCAATCAAGGATTAATATATCTGCTGTTTTCTAGGCTACAAAGTTGTCACAGTTACCACCAAAGATCAGCTGAAATAATATTGTCCATTTCCATTCTATTACACAAGGCAATCCTTCAATAAGATGTGACATACCTGTAATAATagtagtaataaaaaaaaaacataccacTCAATAGTATAAAATAACTGAAATTTGGATTTAGTATCCAATCTGTATTTTCATGATATGACAGAAGTATGAAGGCACGAAACTGCAAACATGGTGTTACAGACCAAACTAAAATGAAACTTATCTCTAGACAAAAAACTAAGAATCAATAAACACAAATATGTTTTCCAAACTACTTTTATCTGTATAAAACTAAGAAACACTAAACAAAATTGACACCATGAAAACTATGAGTGAAACAACAGTGCAAGGAAAGCATCAAGAATACACAATTTTCAGGAGTTGAACACAACATAGCAAGTAGCATTCACACCTTAGCCGCAACAAGACCACTGATATGAGCCATATCACACACCAACACTGCTCCACACTTATCTGCAATCTGTCTGAACCTCGCATAATCCCACTCACGTGGGTATGAGCTCCCACCACAGATAAGGATCTTTGGGCGGAAATCAAGTGCCCTCTCCTCAAGCTTGTCATAATCAATGTAACCCGTGTGTGGGTTCACCTTATATGGAAAACTCTCAAAGAAGATTGATGCACCAGAGACCTTCTTCCCACTTGGAGTATAATAACCATGgctcaaatgcccccctgatgGGGAATCCAAGCCCATGATTCGATccttaggaagaagaagaccagtGTACACTGCAAAATTAGCTGATGTGCAAGAGTATGGCTGAACATTTACGCCCCACTGTTCAGGATTAAGATGAAAAGCAGCCAGAGCTCTCTCCCAACAAAGAGATTCGATCTGATCAATGTATTGGTTACCACCATAATACCTTGCACCGGGCATTCCTTCAGAATATTTGTTCGTTAAATGGCTACCAAGAGCTTCCATCACAGCCCGGCAAACAAAATTCTCTGAAGCTATCAATTCAATTCCTTTGAATTGTCTCTGTTTCTCCTTCTCCATAATCTCGTAAATTAAAGGATCAGAAACACAGAGTGGCTGATTGCCCCAAGCCCGTACCGCAGTTTTCCTCATCTCAAGGCTATGTTCAATCGAAATTCTCTTTGAAGGATTCAAAGAAGACGAAGATGTAGAAGAATCCGAATCTCTCCTCCTCTTCAAACACATGGGATGACCCAGCAGACTAAACtgttcctcttctctctgttcaTCCTCTTCGACCTTCTCTCTATCAACCCATGCCTCATTCTCTCGATTCTCCGGTTGTTGCTCAAGCAATTGCAACGGAATTGATGGAACCGAGTGCGATGGATTACGAAAGCTCGAATCAATCTGTAACGTGATTGAATCGTCAGCAATTGGAACTCGTGGAAACACTGGCGAGGCATGCGATGGATGAAGCCCTAGCGAGAGACCCGATTGTGCTTGTGACAGATCCATAATTGAATTAATTCTCTAAAGTTCCACAATCAAACCATTAaccaccaaaattttttttataaaaaaaaactctagaGGTGAAATTCAAGGCTGGGAACAACAATAGCAACAACAAAAACAGCGGCAACAGCGTCTGAAGTTGCAGAAGCAATAACGATAGCGAGAAGTGATTTGGCCGTTTGTTGCAGGCGAATGTTCCATAGAAATCTGGAGAAAAACTAACCCTAACCCGAGATCAAGAGATCGAAAGAGAGCGGGAGAGATTTACAGAGAGGAGGGATTGGGTTTTGGCGTGGCGTTTACGAGCTAGGCGAGGGATAGTTAATGGTTGGGTTTATGGGATGCCACCGCACCTCGATGGCATTTCGGTATTGGTTCGAATGGATCAATTGGTCCCATCAATTAAAATCCTTTGCACTGATCTTTATACTCGGTAATTCTCTGTCCGGTCCAGTTCCCCTAGTGTACCTAACAAGGTGGCGCAATGACCACTCCACCCCTGCTTGAACGGTCATTTTCAAAGTCg
The nucleotide sequence above comes from Telopea speciosissima isolate NSW1024214 ecotype Mountain lineage chromosome 3, Tspe_v1, whole genome shotgun sequence. Encoded proteins:
- the LOC122654793 gene encoding serine hydroxymethyltransferase 6-like isoform X1, which codes for MDLSQAQSGLSLGLHPSHASPVFPRVPIADDSITLQIDSSFRNPSHSVPSIPLQLLEQQPENRENEAWVDREKVEEDEQREEEQFSLLGHPMCLKRRRDSDSSTSSSSLNPSKRISIEHSLEMRKTAVRAWGNQPLCVSDPLIYEIMEKEKQRQFKGIELIASENFVCRAVMEALGSHLTNKYSEGMPGARYYGGNQYIDQIESLCWERALAAFHLNPEQWGVNVQPYSCTSANFAVYTGLLLPKDRIMGLDSPSGGHLSHGYYTPSGKKVSGASIFFESFPYKVNPHTGYIDYDKLEERALDFRPKILICGGSSYPREWDYARFRQIADKCGAVLVCDMAHISGLVAAKECISPFDYCDIVTSTTHKSLRGPRGGIIFYRKGKKLRKRGSLLSQGDDNDQYDFEERINFAVFPSLQGGPHNNHIAALAIALKQVATPEFKAYIQQVKKNAQALACALLRRKCRLVTGGTDNHLLLWDLRTLGLTGKSYEKVCEVCHITVNKNAIFGDNGAISPGGVRIGTPAMTSRGCLEADFETMADFLLRAAQIASTVQREHGKLQRDFLKGLQNNKDIVELRNHVEAFASQFAMPGFDM